A stretch of the Nosocomiicoccus ampullae genome encodes the following:
- a CDS encoding acetyl-CoA carboxylase biotin carboxylase subunit: protein MRKVLIANRGEIAVRIIRTLKEMNMTSVAVYSTADKDALHVAIANEAYAIGGPRSIDSYLNIDAILTAAELSGADAIHPGYGFLAESVEFARRVEEAGFIFIGPTADMMEKMGNKSVARETMASVGVPVIPGSDGIIDSADDVKQIAKTHNYPLVIKAVSGGGGKGMRFAYSDKDVDKLYYDAKNEAKNAFNDDRLYVEKFIEKARHIEVQVIGDGKGDAVHLYERDCSIQRNNQKLLEEAPAAILSDEERKYITETTRDAMKKLKYRGAGTVEYLYVEEEKKFYFIEMNTRVQVEHTITEEVTDKDIIKAQIMVAYDGEIGFTQDDVVLNGHAIEARINAEDPMHNFRPSPGKIEHLHFGLGRNVRIDSHLYTGYSIPPYYDSMVAKLVVRDKDRASALAKLKLVIGETVIEPIKTNLDFQFFLLSHQKVIANDYDIKFIYEENIIDTE, encoded by the coding sequence ATGAGAAAAGTATTAATTGCAAACCGCGGTGAAATTGCAGTACGTATTATTCGTACTTTAAAAGAAATGAATATGACAAGTGTTGCAGTCTATTCAACTGCTGATAAAGACGCACTTCACGTCGCTATTGCGAACGAAGCATATGCAATTGGGGGCCCAAGAAGTATTGATAGCTACTTAAATATCGATGCGATTTTAACAGCGGCAGAACTATCAGGTGCTGACGCGATTCACCCAGGGTACGGATTTCTAGCAGAATCTGTAGAGTTCGCAAGACGTGTAGAAGAAGCTGGATTTATATTCATTGGACCAACTGCGGATATGATGGAAAAAATGGGTAATAAATCTGTTGCACGTGAAACGATGGCAAGTGTTGGAGTTCCTGTTATCCCAGGGAGTGACGGAATCATCGACTCAGCCGACGACGTGAAGCAAATCGCCAAAACACATAATTATCCACTCGTTATAAAAGCAGTTTCTGGTGGTGGAGGTAAAGGTATGCGTTTTGCTTATAGTGATAAAGACGTCGATAAGTTATATTACGATGCGAAAAATGAAGCCAAAAATGCCTTTAATGATGATAGACTCTACGTTGAAAAATTTATCGAAAAAGCAAGACATATTGAAGTCCAAGTCATAGGCGATGGTAAAGGTGACGCGGTTCATTTATATGAAAGAGACTGTTCGATTCAGCGTAATAACCAAAAACTATTAGAAGAAGCACCTGCAGCAATCTTGTCAGATGAAGAACGTAAATACATTACTGAAACAACACGAGACGCAATGAAAAAGTTAAAATATCGTGGTGCAGGAACAGTTGAATATTTATATGTCGAAGAAGAGAAAAAGTTTTACTTCATCGAAATGAATACACGTGTTCAAGTTGAACATACGATTACTGAAGAAGTGACAGATAAAGACATTATAAAAGCACAAATTATGGTGGCTTACGACGGTGAAATTGGCTTTACCCAAGATGATGTTGTATTAAATGGTCATGCGATTGAAGCGCGTATTAACGCTGAAGATCCAATGCATAACTTTAGACCGTCACCAGGTAAAATTGAACACCTTCATTTTGGACTTGGGCGTAATGTGCGTATTGACTCACATCTATACACAGGATATTCAATTCCACCGTATTATGACTCAATGGTCGCAAAACTAGTCGTAAGAGATAAAGACCGTGCATCAGCACTTGCGAAACTAAAACTTGTTATCGGTGAAACTGTAATTGAACCGATTAAAACAAATTTAGATTTCCAATTTTTCTTACTATCACATCAAAAAGTGATTGCGAATGATTACGATATTAAATTTATTTACGAAGAAAATATTATCGATACGGAGTGA
- a CDS encoding cysteine hydrolase family protein, which translates to MSKEALLIVDMSNDFVDLEGPLNVGEAGLAIVPYIRDLADKFLKDDKYVVISMDDHAPDDKHFDSWPVHNVTRSKGQELYGELKEWYDENKDNDHIIYSMKENYNAFFKTGLEDELRKRDVDTVHIVGVATDICVFLTASGADAYGFKTVIHKRGVATFTDQQESGLEHMQRCFHSEIIE; encoded by the coding sequence ATGAGTAAAGAAGCTTTATTAATCGTAGACATGAGTAACGACTTTGTAGACTTAGAGGGCCCATTAAATGTTGGTGAAGCAGGACTTGCGATTGTACCTTACATTAGAGACTTAGCAGATAAGTTTTTAAAAGATGATAAATACGTTGTTATTTCTATGGACGATCACGCACCAGATGATAAGCACTTCGATTCTTGGCCCGTACATAACGTTACAAGAAGTAAAGGACAAGAATTATACGGAGAGTTAAAAGAATGGTACGACGAAAATAAAGATAATGACCATATTATCTACTCTATGAAAGAGAATTATAATGCTTTTTTCAAAACAGGATTAGAAGATGAACTACGTAAACGCGATGTTGATACAGTGCATATCGTCGGTGTTGCGACTGATATTTGTGTATTTTTAACAGCATCAGGTGCAGATGCTTATGGATTTAAAACAGTCATTCATAAACGAGGTGTTGCAACGTTTACAGATCAACAAGAATCAGGACTCGAGCATATGCAGCGCTGTTTTCATTCAGAAATCATAGAATAA
- a CDS encoding LamB/YcsF family protein: protein MTLSVDVNADLGESFGNYIIGNDKKIIPLISSANVACGFHASDPKVMLETVKLIKESGAGLGAHPGFPDKEGFGRRYMDCTNEEIYSMVLYQLSALDGIARTVGVEMNHVKPHGALYNATFTDENLARVIAQAVKDFNPNLKLMGLSENNLVKAGEEIGLEVVHEVFLDRAYENDGTLVSRRKEGAMITDSKLAVERGIRMITEGKVETIDGQDIDIKADSICVHGDGEKALQFVKEIKKALEAKGIEVKKM from the coding sequence ATGACGTTAAGTGTTGACGTAAATGCCGATTTAGGAGAAAGTTTTGGTAATTATATTATTGGAAATGACAAAAAGATTATTCCGTTAATTTCATCAGCAAACGTCGCATGTGGATTTCACGCAAGCGATCCAAAAGTAATGTTAGAGACAGTCAAACTAATTAAAGAATCCGGAGCTGGACTCGGTGCACATCCAGGGTTCCCAGACAAAGAAGGATTTGGACGTAGATATATGGACTGTACAAACGAAGAAATTTATAGTATGGTATTGTATCAACTTTCTGCACTTGACGGTATCGCGAGAACAGTTGGTGTTGAAATGAACCACGTTAAACCACATGGTGCATTATACAACGCAACATTTACTGACGAGAATCTTGCACGAGTAATCGCACAAGCAGTTAAAGACTTCAACCCAAACTTAAAATTGATGGGGTTATCAGAAAATAATCTCGTAAAAGCAGGAGAAGAAATAGGTTTAGAAGTTGTTCACGAAGTATTTTTAGATCGTGCATATGAAAACGACGGAACTCTTGTGTCTAGACGTAAAGAAGGTGCGATGATTACCGATAGTAAACTCGCAGTTGAACGCGGTATTCGTATGATAACAGAAGGAAAAGTTGAAACAATCGATGGTCAAGATATCGATATTAAAGCAGATAGTATCTGTGTCCATGGTGATGGAGAAAAAGCATTACAATTTGTAAAAGAAATTAAAAAAGCTTTAGAAGCGAAAGGAATTGAAGTCAAAAAAATGTAA
- a CDS encoding formate/nitrite transporter family protein, translating into MLSPEEVLDKAIENGIKKVNRSFQEKMILGFLGGALISLGALAFLRAIELFQGELAGFGPLIGGLLFPVGLIIILIGGGELATGNMMVVGTSLFAKHITILDYAKNIGTILFWNFIGALFVALCLGKIAGTFDPSVAISVAEGKLNGSYISMFFSAIGCNWLVGAAVWMSTGAKDAAGKAVVIYIPVAIFVILGFQHSVANFFFLSASAFSNGTTWFDLIYNAVPVILGNIVGGLLFVAAAYYYGLNSKKFK; encoded by the coding sequence ATGTTATCGCCAGAAGAAGTCTTAGATAAGGCTATCGAAAATGGTATTAAAAAAGTAAACAGATCGTTTCAAGAAAAAATGATTTTAGGATTTTTAGGTGGCGCACTTATCTCTCTAGGTGCACTTGCCTTTTTAAGAGCCATTGAATTATTTCAAGGTGAACTTGCCGGATTTGGTCCTCTTATCGGAGGACTACTATTCCCAGTCGGTCTCATCATTATACTCATTGGCGGAGGTGAACTCGCAACAGGTAACATGATGGTCGTCGGAACATCATTATTTGCTAAACATATTACTATTTTAGATTATGCCAAAAATATCGGTACTATTTTATTTTGGAATTTCATTGGTGCACTGTTTGTTGCGCTATGTTTAGGAAAAATTGCTGGGACATTTGATCCATCTGTAGCGATTAGTGTCGCTGAAGGAAAGTTGAACGGAAGTTACATTTCTATGTTCTTTTCAGCAATTGGATGTAACTGGCTCGTTGGTGCTGCTGTTTGGATGAGTACAGGTGCTAAAGACGCTGCAGGAAAAGCAGTTGTTATTTACATTCCAGTTGCGATATTTGTTATTTTAGGATTCCAACACAGTGTCGCGAATTTTTTCTTTTTAAGTGCTAGTGCTTTCTCAAATGGAACAACTTGGTTTGACCTAATCTATAACGCAGTACCTGTTATTCTCGGTAATATCGTCGGCGGGCTATTATTCGTCGCAGCCGCTTATTACTACGGATTAAATTCTAAAAAATTTAAATAA
- a CDS encoding NRAMP family divalent metal transporter yields the protein MQNEKQKLTAAQRRLLFGAVFLMATSSIGPAFLTQTTVFTEQFLASFGFAILISIIIDIGAQSNIWRVLSISGKRGQDVANEVFRGLGTFVSILIVLGGFAFNIGNVAGAGLGFNAIFGWDVRIGAAITGIFAIIIFLIKNGRAVMDIVTQFLGVLMILIVLFVAIKSKPDLGEAALRTIVPEEPLSMLLPIVTIVGGSVGGYITFAGAHRLIEAGMTGKENLRFVSKAANYGIITTGVMRTLLFLAVLGVLAQGAVLDPDNPPASVFQFALGDVGQKVFGVVLLAAALSSVIGAAYTSASFLRGFGKVFDKYNNLFIVAFILASTIVFVFIGKPVTLLILAGAFNGLILPIILGAILLASRKKSIVGDYKHPVTWIIFGIVAVIVTAVAGVLSLEGLAQLWNE from the coding sequence ATGCAAAATGAAAAACAAAAATTAACCGCTGCACAGCGTAGGCTACTATTTGGTGCAGTATTCTTAATGGCCACGTCTTCGATTGGTCCAGCATTCTTAACACAAACGACCGTTTTTACCGAACAGTTTTTAGCGAGTTTTGGATTCGCAATTTTAATATCAATCATCATTGATATTGGTGCACAATCAAACATATGGCGTGTCTTATCAATCAGTGGAAAACGCGGACAAGATGTAGCGAACGAAGTATTTCGTGGCTTAGGAACTTTTGTTTCTATTCTAATAGTTCTTGGAGGATTTGCATTTAACATCGGTAACGTTGCGGGTGCAGGACTCGGATTTAATGCAATATTTGGCTGGGATGTTCGCATTGGTGCAGCGATTACTGGAATATTTGCGATTATCATTTTTCTAATTAAAAATGGTCGTGCCGTTATGGACATCGTGACACAATTTCTCGGTGTACTAATGATTTTAATCGTATTATTCGTTGCGATTAAATCAAAACCAGATCTCGGTGAAGCGGCGCTTCGAACAATCGTTCCAGAAGAACCTCTCTCAATGTTATTACCAATCGTTACTATTGTTGGTGGATCAGTTGGTGGCTATATTACCTTTGCAGGTGCGCACCGTTTAATTGAAGCTGGTATGACTGGTAAAGAAAATTTACGTTTTGTATCTAAAGCAGCAAACTACGGAATTATTACAACAGGCGTGATGCGTACGTTACTATTCTTAGCAGTACTCGGTGTACTTGCTCAAGGAGCAGTATTAGATCCAGATAACCCACCAGCATCAGTATTCCAATTTGCGCTTGGTGACGTTGGACAAAAAGTTTTCGGTGTTGTACTACTCGCTGCAGCACTATCATCAGTAATTGGTGCGGCATATACGAGTGCAAGCTTCTTACGTGGATTTGGAAAAGTGTTTGATAAGTACAATAACCTCTTCATTGTAGCGTTTATTTTAGCCTCAACGATTGTTTTTGTATTTATTGGTAAACCTGTTACACTACTTATATTAGCAGGTGCATTCAACGGTTTAATTTTACCAATAATACTTGGCGCGATACTGCTTGCATCTAGAAAAAAGAGTATCGTTGGAGATTACAAACATCCAGTAACTTGGATTATATTTGGAATTGTAGCAGTTATTGTTACTGCAGTAGCAGGTGTACTATCACTTGAAGGTCTTGCACAACTTTGGAATGAATAA
- the pxpB gene encoding 5-oxoprolinase subunit PxpB, translating to MEIKQFSEDALTIYLGDTVDVETNQKLMLLKSLIETWKLKGVKEIVPSYTSLTVHFDILNTNVNTLKKKLREVDSDSLDASELSYKVVEIPVCYGGEYGPDVERFESEEFTVEDLIKLHSGKEYHIFMLGFMPGFPFLGGLDEKLFKDRLDNPRTNIPGGSVGIGGEQTGVYPFDSPGGWNIIGRTPVPLYDKRRKDPILYEAGDRIVFRSISEGEYDTITEAYNNGVYKAKVTERGSEIGN from the coding sequence ATGGAAATTAAGCAGTTTTCTGAAGATGCGTTAACGATTTACCTTGGTGACACTGTTGATGTTGAGACAAACCAAAAATTAATGCTTTTAAAGTCATTAATTGAAACGTGGAAGCTTAAAGGGGTTAAAGAAATTGTACCATCCTATACGTCGCTAACAGTTCACTTTGATATTTTAAATACAAATGTAAATACGTTAAAAAAGAAATTAAGAGAAGTAGATAGTGACTCACTCGATGCTTCAGAGTTGTCATATAAAGTCGTTGAAATTCCGGTGTGCTATGGTGGTGAATATGGTCCAGACGTTGAGCGTTTTGAATCAGAAGAATTTACTGTAGAAGACTTAATCAAGTTACATTCAGGCAAGGAGTATCATATTTTTATGCTTGGATTTATGCCAGGTTTTCCATTCCTTGGCGGGCTAGACGAAAAGCTATTTAAAGATCGATTAGATAATCCAAGAACAAATATTCCTGGAGGTTCTGTAGGAATAGGTGGAGAACAAACGGGAGTGTATCCGTTTGATAGTCCAGGGGGATGGAATATTATCGGACGGACACCAGTGCCGTTATACGATAAACGTCGTAAAGATCCAATTCTTTATGAAGCGGGAGATCGCATTGTATTTCGCTCAATCAGTGAGGGAGAATACGACACAATTACAGAAGCGTATAATAATGGTGTATACAAAGCGAAAGTGACAGAAAGGGGTAGTGAAATTGGGAATTAA
- a CDS encoding biotin-dependent carboxyltransferase family protein yields the protein MGIKIIHPGIYTTIQDEGRFGYESLGFSPAGAMDYESYYLANQLIGNDLNTPVLEMTLKGAKFQVTSNVTIGTAGADMPLLINDEEYKVGAAIDLIKGDVVEFGVARKGVRTYVAFLGGFDIKPELGSYSTHSRSKIGGVGRPLQPFDVVDLNGGLARHGYKVVTKDIDTSNVIRVVKGQQYDYFDEKNLDNFFHSEYTVSKDSDRMGYRLDGESVEAESHDIISETILFGSIQIPKNGKPIILLSDRQTAGGYTKIATVAKVDIQKIAQKKPGDKIQFKLIEVEEAVELYKEHLRAIKNKEFIGTTKEFSNVRRPVSERIHTLIGGNS from the coding sequence TTGGGAATTAAAATTATTCATCCTGGTATTTATACGACAATTCAAGATGAAGGCCGTTTTGGTTATGAATCACTCGGGTTCTCACCAGCAGGCGCAATGGATTATGAAAGTTATTACTTAGCCAATCAACTTATTGGGAATGATTTAAACACACCTGTGTTAGAGATGACTCTTAAAGGTGCTAAATTCCAAGTAACAAGTAATGTTACAATCGGTACAGCGGGTGCGGATATGCCACTACTTATTAACGATGAAGAATATAAAGTTGGCGCTGCAATCGACCTCATCAAAGGAGACGTTGTAGAGTTTGGTGTTGCGCGTAAAGGTGTTCGTACATACGTTGCATTTTTAGGTGGATTTGATATTAAACCAGAGCTCGGAAGTTATTCTACACACTCTAGAAGTAAAATCGGTGGGGTTGGACGTCCTTTACAGCCATTTGACGTTGTTGATTTAAATGGTGGACTTGCGCGTCATGGCTATAAAGTTGTGACAAAGGATATCGATACTTCAAATGTCATTCGAGTTGTTAAAGGCCAGCAGTACGATTATTTTGATGAGAAAAACTTAGATAACTTTTTCCATAGTGAGTATACAGTATCTAAAGATAGTGACCGTATGGGATATCGTTTAGATGGTGAATCTGTAGAAGCAGAAAGTCACGATATTATTAGTGAAACAATTCTTTTTGGAAGCATCCAAATTCCAAAAAATGGTAAGCCAATTATTTTACTTTCAGATCGCCAAACTGCAGGAGGTTACACGAAAATCGCAACGGTTGCGAAAGTTGACATTCAAAAAATTGCACAAAAGAAACCTGGAGATAAGATTCAATTTAAACTCATTGAGGTTGAAGAAGCAGTAGAACTATATAAAGAACATCTACGTGCAATTAAAAATAAGGAATTTATCGGTACAACAAAAGAATTTAGTAACGTGAGACGACCAGTATCAGAACGTATTCACACATTAATCGGAGGTAATTCTTAA
- a CDS encoding M15 family metallopeptidase, giving the protein MKRIIGLLTVTLLLASCTGNNGINNTDNTDNGKTSKAPEETEEKTEDVVEKTPLITEDDVFTEGSIEQLVNPAYPLPETYEPEDLEYVDLLSTQDTYLRSEANAALRELFEAASDEGLELYAVSGYRSYVTQEGLYNNYVNQHGQEEADRFSAKPGTSEHQTGLVMDVSSESAYFGLSESFEETPEGEFVKNNAHKYGFIVRYLEGKEDITGYMYEPWHIRYLGKELAQDVHDSGLTYEEYIESNNISITPVSEVE; this is encoded by the coding sequence ATGAAAAGAATAATTGGACTTTTAACAGTCACGTTACTCTTAGCGAGTTGTACAGGAAATAACGGTATTAACAATACAGATAATACTGATAACGGTAAAACGAGTAAAGCACCAGAAGAAACTGAAGAAAAGACTGAAGATGTTGTAGAAAAGACACCACTCATTACTGAGGATGATGTATTTACTGAAGGCTCAATAGAACAACTTGTAAATCCTGCATACCCTTTACCAGAAACATATGAACCAGAGGACCTAGAGTATGTAGACTTATTAAGTACTCAAGATACTTATTTAAGAAGTGAAGCTAACGCAGCACTTAGAGAGTTATTTGAAGCAGCAAGTGACGAAGGGTTAGAGCTTTACGCAGTGAGTGGTTACCGCTCATACGTTACTCAAGAAGGGCTTTATAATAATTACGTCAATCAACACGGTCAAGAAGAAGCTGATCGTTTTAGTGCAAAACCAGGGACAAGTGAACATCAAACAGGACTTGTAATGGATGTGAGTAGTGAAAGTGCGTACTTCGGGTTAAGTGAGAGTTTTGAAGAAACACCTGAAGGAGAGTTTGTAAAAAATAATGCACATAAATATGGGTTTATTGTGAGATATTTAGAAGGAAAAGAAGATATCACAGGTTATATGTACGAACCTTGGCATATCCGCTATTTAGGAAAAGAATTGGCACAAGACGTGCATGATAGCGGGTTAACGTATGAGGAGTATATAGAATCAAATAATATTTCTATTACACCAGTGAGTGAAGTAGAATAA
- a CDS encoding acetyl-CoA carboxylase biotin carboxyl carrier protein: MDINTVKELIQLLNEENLSVLKIESDDIKVHLERDTSTSKGSTQSVVRPTQSTESKATNKPADPSKYKEITAPQIGTFYTRKDDHSSENFIQVGDRIEAGDQIGYIEAMKMFNDLKSDVSGIVREIVVANGEDVEFGEVLVLVEPEGN; encoded by the coding sequence ATGGATATTAATACAGTAAAAGAACTAATTCAATTATTAAATGAAGAAAATTTATCAGTATTAAAAATTGAAAGTGACGACATTAAAGTACACTTAGAAAGAGATACGAGTACATCAAAAGGAAGTACTCAGTCAGTCGTGAGACCTACTCAATCTACTGAAAGTAAAGCTACAAACAAGCCAGCGGATCCTTCTAAGTATAAAGAAATTACTGCACCACAAATAGGTACGTTCTATACGAGAAAAGATGATCACAGTAGTGAGAACTTTATTCAAGTTGGAGATCGTATTGAAGCCGGAGATCAAATTGGTTATATTGAAGCAATGAAAATGTTTAACGATTTAAAATCAGACGTTTCTGGAATTGTAAGAGAAATTGTCGTTGCAAATGGAGAAGACGTAGAGTTCGGAGAAGTACTCGTTCTAGTAGAGCCGGAGGGTAATTAG
- a CDS encoding polysaccharide deacetylase family protein, whose translation MRKYLCITIIALFTLSACSNDENNDTSEQNVNNEENLTEQKEEKTPEYYVDPTTFQILPKNEDTNPQVALLTFDDAPDQYAVDIAHTLKEHDVSAIFFVNGMYLESEEGKNRLKEIYDLGFEIGNHTQTHPYLDTLSYEETEYEIKETNALVEEITGEKPRFFRAPFGINTEASAKIVEDEGMQFMNWTYGYDFEAEYQNKDALEDIMVNTELLSNGANLLMHDREWTRDAISNIILGLRDKDYELVNPNNIDLN comes from the coding sequence ATGAGAAAATATTTATGTATAACAATTATTGCCTTGTTTACTTTATCTGCATGTTCGAACGATGAAAATAACGACACCTCAGAACAAAACGTTAACAATGAAGAGAATTTAACTGAACAAAAAGAAGAAAAAACCCCAGAATATTATGTGGATCCAACTACTTTTCAAATTTTACCTAAAAATGAAGACACAAATCCTCAAGTGGCATTACTAACTTTTGACGATGCCCCAGACCAATATGCAGTAGACATCGCACATACTTTAAAAGAACATGATGTGTCTGCGATTTTCTTTGTGAATGGTATGTACTTAGAATCTGAAGAAGGAAAAAATCGATTAAAAGAAATCTACGACCTCGGTTTTGAAATTGGAAATCACACACAAACACATCCGTACCTAGACACGTTATCGTATGAAGAAACAGAATATGAAATTAAAGAGACGAATGCACTTGTCGAAGAAATTACAGGTGAAAAACCTCGGTTTTTCCGTGCACCATTTGGTATTAACACTGAAGCGTCTGCAAAAATTGTTGAAGATGAAGGTATGCAGTTTATGAACTGGACATACGGTTACGATTTTGAAGCTGAATATCAAAATAAAGATGCGCTTGAAGACATCATGGTAAATACTGAACTACTCAGTAACGGTGCCAATCTTCTCATGCATGACCGTGAATGGACAAGAGATGCAATTTCTAACATCATTTTAGGGCTACGTGACAAAGACTACGAATTGGTAAATCCAAACAATATAGATTTAAATTAA
- a CDS encoding YeeE/YedE family protein has protein sequence MILIMGFLLGSAFGFVLHRSKYSVSLSFEHLVVDRDFTYFFVLMLTISLQSIGVSLLHYFNLITVLNEQFSVLATALGSFIFGVGIRIAYGCTLSYIRAGEGYTDGIINLAMFLIVAGMTRYGLLQPVSKFLKQFFVVESDIPTTLGISGIKVSVMLTVISIIFIIISFKRYHLSNKEKTKYYLVAISIAIIALIGWLIGDISGTGRSIEVAGPTSKIMEFLMTGDFSYISWKELFVIGILVSAFFSTKIKGQFYWHKITNLNTQRAVIGGALMGFGAIVAEGCAVGNVLVSTAALSWRGFVSMIFMMFGVQIMTIIRTKQESN, from the coding sequence ATGATACTAATTATGGGATTTTTACTTGGTTCAGCATTTGGGTTTGTTTTACATCGCTCCAAGTATAGTGTAAGTCTTAGTTTCGAGCATCTTGTAGTTGACCGAGATTTTACTTACTTTTTTGTATTAATGTTGACGATTTCACTTCAAAGCATCGGTGTCTCGTTACTTCATTATTTTAATTTAATTACGGTTTTGAATGAGCAATTCTCGGTACTTGCGACCGCACTTGGATCTTTTATATTTGGAGTCGGGATACGAATTGCGTATGGATGTACATTATCGTATATACGAGCGGGTGAGGGTTATACAGACGGTATTATTAACTTAGCAATGTTTTTAATTGTTGCCGGTATGACACGATACGGATTACTTCAACCTGTTTCAAAATTTTTAAAACAATTTTTTGTTGTCGAATCAGATATACCGACAACTTTAGGTATATCCGGAATCAAAGTATCAGTTATGTTGACTGTTATTTCAATCATATTCATTATCATTTCATTTAAAAGATATCACTTATCAAATAAAGAAAAGACGAAATATTATTTAGTTGCAATTTCTATTGCTATAATTGCACTAATTGGTTGGTTGATTGGTGATATTAGTGGAACTGGTCGAAGCATTGAAGTCGCAGGACCGACGAGTAAAATAATGGAGTTTTTAATGACCGGAGATTTTAGTTACATTAGTTGGAAAGAGTTATTTGTTATTGGAATTTTAGTCAGTGCATTTTTTTCAACTAAAATTAAAGGACAGTTTTATTGGCATAAAATTACAAATTTGAATACACAGCGTGCAGTAATTGGCGGTGCTTTAATGGGATTTGGTGCGATTGTCGCAGAAGGATGTGCAGTCGGTAACGTGCTTGTATCTACAGCAGCACTTTCATGGCGCGGATTTGTGTCTATGATTTTTATGATGTTCGGAGTTCAAATAATGACTATAATAAGAACTAAGCAGGAAAGTAATTAA
- a CDS encoding M42 family metallopeptidase encodes MFNQEETVEFLKELLSINSPTGYTKEVIDFLRKEIEAVGVETTTTPKGNLIAYIEGEDTSVTRALSGHVDTLGLMVRSINNDGTLNLTKLGGPLTPTLDGEYCDIITRNGDVYTGTILSKSPSIHVFKDASKKERDIDNLVVKIDEHVSSKEDVDRKLNIQNGDIVAYDPKTVVTKSGFIKSRFLDDKASVAVLVHLIKAIKAGNVTPKTNLQFIFTVYEEVGHGAAYLPEEVTELLAVDMGCIGEDLDCTEFDVSICAKDSSGPYDYDMISNLVEYAKDEDLDYAVDIYPMYGSDASAALSGGSNIKAALIGPGVANSHGMERTHIDALLNTYKLLVKYIEN; translated from the coding sequence ATGTTTAATCAAGAAGAAACAGTAGAATTTTTAAAAGAATTACTTAGTATAAATAGTCCAACAGGTTACACAAAAGAAGTTATCGACTTTTTAAGAAAAGAAATAGAAGCGGTTGGTGTAGAGACTACAACGACACCTAAAGGAAATTTAATTGCATATATTGAAGGTGAAGACACATCTGTGACACGTGCATTATCTGGTCACGTTGATACGTTAGGTCTAATGGTACGTTCAATCAATAATGACGGTACGTTAAATTTAACAAAACTTGGAGGACCATTAACACCAACGTTAGATGGTGAGTATTGTGATATTATTACGAGAAATGGTGATGTTTATACAGGTACGATTTTATCAAAATCACCATCGATCCATGTATTTAAAGATGCTTCTAAAAAAGAAAGAGACATTGATAATTTAGTTGTAAAAATTGATGAACATGTTTCGTCTAAAGAAGATGTTGACAGAAAACTTAATATTCAAAACGGAGACATTGTCGCTTATGATCCGAAAACTGTTGTTACAAAATCTGGATTTATAAAATCAAGATTTTTAGATGATAAGGCTTCTGTCGCTGTACTCGTTCATTTAATTAAAGCGATTAAAGCAGGTAACGTAACACCAAAGACAAATTTACAATTTATTTTTACAGTATATGAAGAAGTCGGACATGGTGCAGCTTACTTACCTGAAGAAGTGACTGAATTGCTCGCAGTAGATATGGGTTGTATTGGTGAAGACTTAGACTGTACAGAATTTGACGTCAGCATTTGTGCGAAAGATTCATCAGGTCCTTATGATTACGATATGATTTCTAATTTAGTTGAATATGCTAAAGATGAAGACCTCGATTATGCTGTCGATATTTACCCAATGTATGGGAGTGACGCGAGTGCAGCACTAAGTGGTGGATCGAATATTAAAGCAGCATTAATCGGGCCAGGAGTTGCGAATAGTCACGGTATGGAACGTACACACATCGATGCGCTACTTAATACGTATAAATTACTTGTTAAATATATTGAAAATTAA